One region of Salvia miltiorrhiza cultivar Shanhuang (shh) chromosome 3, IMPLAD_Smil_shh, whole genome shotgun sequence genomic DNA includes:
- the LOC131014619 gene encoding transcription factor SPEECHLESS-like, protein MGTQNLSDFFKESEMTDDIFSILEAFENASDCNSPQMMRLELSNDESFEFQKSPFLESEIDAAAEAASPKCKRQKLSAAAAAVEDGQPRMLSHISVERNRRKQMNEHISVLRSLMPCFYVKRGDQASIIGGVVNYIKELQQILQSMEAKKQRKAYTDVLSPRPGPLSPMRPALSPILSPRTPQPSSPYKPRLGFLNSPSLPSPAELSPCNSSTNDSVNELVATSRSAVAEVEVKFCGPNLLLKTVSHSIPGQVVKIVSALEDLALQILQVNVNKLDEKMLHCFTIKIGIECQLSAQELAEHIQQTFC, encoded by the exons ATGGGCACTCAAAATTTGTCCGACTTTTTCAAAGAATCCGAGATGACCGATGATATTTTCAGCATTCTCGAAGCTTTCGAAAATGCTTCCGATTGCAATAGTCCGCAGATGATGCGGTTGGAATTATCTAACGATGAAAGCTTTGAGTTCCAAAAATCACCTTTTCTAGAATCTGAGATTGACGCCGCCGCCGAAGCTGCTTCTCCCAAATGCAAGAGGCAGAAGCTGAGCGCAGCCGCTGCCGCCGTGGAAGATGGGCAGCCACGAATGTTGTCTCACATTTCAGTAGAGAGGAATCGAAGAAAGCAAATGAATGAGCATATCTCCGTGCTTCGTTCTTTGATGCCTTGCTTTTATGTTAAAAGA GGTGACCAAGCATCCATAATAGGAGGAGTTGTGAACTACATCAAAGAGCTGCAACAAATTCTGCAGTCAATGGAAGCCAAGAAGCAAAGGAAAGCCTACACCGATGTTCTGAGCCCTCGGCCCGGACCTCTCAGCCCGATGAGGCCCGCATTGAGCCCAATCCTAAGCCCGAGGACCCCCCAACCGAGCAGCCCGTACAAGCCGAGGCTGGGCTTCCTCAATTCGCCTTCCCTCCCGAGCCCGGCCGAGCTCTCCCCGTGCAATTCTTCGACCAACGACAGTGTGAATGAGCTCGTGGCCACTTCAAGATCGGCTGTGGCTGAAGTGGAGGTCAAATTCTGTGGCCCGAATCTACTGCTGAAGACGGTGTCGCACTCAATCCCGGGCCAGGTTGTGAAGATTGTCTCGGCCCTCGAAGACCTTGCACTCCAGATCCTCCAAGTCAATGTCAACAAGCTTGATGAGAAGATGCTCCATTGTTTCACCATTAAG atCGGAATCGAGTGTCAACTTAGTGCACAAGAATTAGCTGAGCATATTCAACAGACATTCTGCTAA